A genomic segment from Vicinamibacterales bacterium encodes:
- a CDS encoding transketolase, which produces MVSDTSAVSELARKIRVQVLRMIHKAKASHVGTSLSIADILAVLYGSVLQIQPTEPESPDRDRLIVSKGHSAAAVYAVLAETGFYPRTWLDTYCQDGSRLAGHVTRGVPGVEASTGSLGHGLAIGCGMALGAKRGQNSNRVFVLMSDGECDEGSIWEAALFGPHHRLDNLVAIIDYNKIQSLGSVKEVLDLEPLADKWRAFGWSVQEVDGHDHEQLLDVLGRVPLVEGRPTCIIAHTVKGKGVSFMEHQLAWHYKSPDAEQLREALQELEVRQ; this is translated from the coding sequence ATGGTCTCTGATACAAGCGCAGTCTCGGAATTGGCTCGAAAGATTCGTGTGCAGGTGTTGCGCATGATTCACAAGGCGAAAGCATCGCATGTTGGTACGAGTCTCTCGATAGCAGATATTTTGGCAGTGCTCTATGGAAGCGTTCTACAGATCCAACCGACCGAACCGGAGTCACCAGACCGCGATCGGCTAATCGTGAGTAAGGGACACAGCGCAGCCGCGGTATATGCGGTCCTTGCGGAAACTGGGTTCTATCCACGAACGTGGCTCGATACCTATTGTCAGGACGGCTCACGCTTGGCAGGGCATGTGACGCGGGGTGTTCCAGGCGTCGAGGCCTCTACTGGGTCGCTTGGTCATGGTCTTGCTATCGGCTGTGGAATGGCCCTGGGGGCGAAGCGTGGTCAGAATTCCAATCGGGTTTTCGTCCTAATGAGCGATGGCGAATGCGATGAAGGTTCCATCTGGGAGGCAGCACTTTTTGGCCCTCATCACCGGTTGGATAATCTGGTGGCAATCATCGATTACAACAAGATTCAGAGTCTTGGCTCGGTCAAAGAGGTCCTCGATTTGGAGCCGTTGGCCGACAAGTGGCGGGCCTTTGGATGGTCGGTCCAGGAGGTCGATGGTCACGACCACGAACAACTGCTCGACGTGTTAGGACGCGTACCACTTGTTGAAGGACGGCCGACCTGCATCATCGCCCATACTGTCAAGGGTAAAGGTGTGAGCTTTATGGAGCATCAGCTTGCTTGGCACTACAAGTCGCCTGACGCCGAGCAGCTCCGTGAAGCCTTACAGGAACTCGAGGTGCGGCAATGA